One stretch of Kogia breviceps isolate mKogBre1 chromosome 18, mKogBre1 haplotype 1, whole genome shotgun sequence DNA includes these proteins:
- the CACNG8 gene encoding LOW QUALITY PROTEIN: voltage-dependent calcium channel gamma-8 subunit (The sequence of the model RefSeq protein was modified relative to this genomic sequence to represent the inferred CDS: inserted 1 base in 1 codon), which produces MGAEEAKVTLVLGPRSSWRPWLPSDPAPGRSLLAAAPAPGPGPGXPASARAVTRPAAGTAPPPLPRWWPPAPRLPVVKLESLKRWNEERGLWCEKGVQVLLTTVGAFAAFGLMTIAISTDYWLYTRALICNTTNLTAGDDAPQPRGGSGPPEKKDPGGLTHSGLWRICCLEGLKRGVCVKINHFPEDTDYDHDSAEYLLRVVRASSIFPILSAILLLLGGVCVAASRVYKSKRNIILGAGILFVAAGLSNIIGVIVYISANAGEPGPKRDEEKKNHYSYGWSFYFGGLSFILAEVIGVLAVNIYIERSREAHCQSRSDLLKAGGGAGGSGGSGPSAILRLPSYRFRYRRRSRSSSRSSEPSPSRDASPGGAGGPGFASTDISMYTLSRDPSKGSVAAGLASAGAGGGAYGGAAGGAGGGGGGGAGAERDRGGASGFLTLHNAFPKEAGGGVTVTVTGPPAAPAPAAPAPAAPAPGTLAKEAAASNGNTLNRKTTPV; this is translated from the exons ATGGGGGCGGAAGAGGCCAAGGTCACCCTGGTACTGGGACCCAGAagcag CTGGCGACCATGGCTGCCTTCTGACCCCGCGCCCGGCCGCAGCCTCctcgccgccgcccccgccccgggcccgGGCCCCG TCCCCGCTTCTGCCCGCGCTGTGACCCGCCCCGCCGCCGGCACGGCCCCGCCCCCGCTGCCCCGGTGGTGGCCCCCGGCCCCCCGGCTGCCCGTGGTCAAACTGGAGTCGCTGAAGCGCTGGAACGAGGAGCGGGGCCTCTGGTGCGAGAAGGGGGTGCAGGTGCTGCTGACCACGGTGGGCGCCTTCGCAGCCTTCGGCCTCATGACCATCGCCATCAGCACGGACTACTGGCTCTACACGCGCGCCCTCATCTGCAACACCACCAACCTCACGGCCGGCGACGACGCGCCCCAGCCCCGCGGGGGCAGCGGCCCCCCGGAGAAGAAGGACCCCGGCGGGCTCACGCACTCGGGCCTCTGGAGGATCTGCTGCCTGGAAG GGCTGAAAAGAGGCGTCTGCGTGAAGATCAACCATTTTCCGGAGGACACGGACTACGACCATGACAGCGCGGAGTATCTGCTCC GAGTCGTCCGGGCCTCCAGCATCTTCCCCATTCTCAGCGCCATCCTGCTGCTgctcgggggcgtgtgcgtggcggCCTCCCGGGTCTACAAGTCCAAGAGGAACATCATTCTGGGAGCAGGGATCCTGTTCGTGGCAGCAG GCCTGAGCAACATCATCGGCGTGATCGTGTACATCTCGGCCAACGCGGGCGAGCCGGGCCCGAAGCGGGACGAGGAGAAGAAGAACCATTACTCGTACGGCTGGTCCTTCTACTTCGGCGGGCTGTCGTTCATCCTGGCCGAGGTGATCGGCGTGCTGGCCGTCAACATCTACATCGAGCGCAGCCGCGAGGCGCACTGCCAGTCTCGCTCGGACCTGCTCAaggccggcgggggcgcgggcggcAGTGGCGGGAGCGGCCCCTCGGCCATCCTCCGTCTGCCCAGTTACCGCTTCCGCTACCGCCGCCGCTCCCGCTCTAGCTCCCGCTCCAGCGAGCCGTCGCCGTCGCGGGACGCGTCTCCCGGCGGCGCCGGGGGCCCGGGCTTCGCCTCCACGGACATCTCCATGTACACGCTCAGCCGCGACCCGTCCAAGGGCAGCGTGGCCGCGGGGCTGGCTAGCGCCGGTGCCGGCGGCGGGGCGTACGGCGGCgcggcggggggcgcggggggcggcggtggcggcggggcGGGCGCCGAGCGGGACCGCGGGGGGGCGTCCGGCTTCCTCACGCTGCACAACGCCTTCCCCAAGGAGGCGGGCGGCGGCGTCACGGTCACGGTCACCGGGCCGCCCGCCGCGCCTGCGCCCGccgcgcccgcgcccgccgcGCCAGCCCCCGGGACCCTGGCCAAGGAGGCCGCCGCCTCCAACGGCAACACGCTCAACAGGAAAACCACGCCCGTGTAG